From Draconibacterium halophilum, one genomic window encodes:
- a CDS encoding cell division protein FtsX yields the protein MSKKPKKFKKRFFNSWVTSLTSITLVLILLGMLSFVLINSKKLSDYVREKIGFTLVLADDLRETEIIRLQKILSAGDFVKSVNYIDKELAAQELTKELGEDFQGFLGYNPLFASLDIKLNAAYTQSDSLRVLEQKFLAYPQVTEVYYQKNLVTLINENVRKISLALLILSGLLTFIFFGLINNTIRLLIYSQRFTINTMQMVGASKSFIRKPFLIKSLVLGALGGILASTILIGSIYTYKKELYGLINFADLQTILLIVGIVFLLGFSISFLSTWLALGKFLRMKFDELFY from the coding sequence ATGAGCAAAAAACCTAAAAAGTTTAAAAAGCGTTTTTTCAATTCGTGGGTTACTTCGTTAACCAGCATTACGCTTGTGCTAATCTTGCTGGGTATGCTAAGTTTTGTTCTCATAAACAGTAAAAAACTATCGGATTATGTGCGCGAAAAAATCGGCTTCACACTGGTATTGGCCGACGACTTGCGCGAAACTGAAATTATTCGTCTCCAGAAAATTTTAAGTGCCGGCGACTTTGTAAAATCGGTTAACTACATCGATAAAGAATTGGCAGCACAGGAACTGACAAAGGAACTGGGCGAAGATTTCCAGGGATTTCTGGGCTACAACCCGCTGTTTGCCTCGCTCGATATAAAACTAAATGCCGCTTACACACAAAGCGACAGTCTTCGGGTTTTGGAACAGAAATTTTTGGCGTATCCACAAGTTACAGAAGTATATTACCAAAAAAACCTGGTTACCCTTATTAACGAAAATGTACGAAAGATTAGCCTGGCTCTGCTGATACTGAGCGGACTGCTTACCTTTATTTTCTTCGGATTAATTAACAACACCATTCGTTTATTAATTTATTCGCAACGATTTACCATAAATACAATGCAAATGGTTGGTGCCAGCAAAAGCTTTATTCGCAAACCATTTTTAATTAAAAGTTTAGTATTGGGAGCATTAGGAGGAATTCTTGCCAGCACTATTCTTATTGGCAGTATTTACACATACAAAAAAGAACTTTACGGCCTAATAAACTTTGCCGACCTGCAAACAATCCTGCTCATTGTTGGAATCGTATTTTTACTGGGCTTTTCCATTTCATTTCTATCAACATGGCTGGCATTAGGCAAATTCCTTCGAATGAAATTTGATGAATTATTTTATTAA
- the truB gene encoding tRNA pseudouridine(55) synthase TruB gives MPDFKKTYDFPGGEILLFDKELEWTSFDVVNKVRYILCRKLGIKKLKVGHAGTLDPLATGLVILCTGKATKQIEQLQLGEKEYIATLKTGATTPSFDLETEEDSQFDFSHVTRESFEKVLPQFIGEIEQVPPVFSAVKVKGKRAFDYARNGEEVKLKAKKIVIRSIEIESFDLPEVKLKIVCGKGTYIRSLARDIGEALKCGAYLTGLQRTRIGDYKIEEAFKVNYFLENLNLDETN, from the coding sequence ATGCCCGATTTCAAAAAAACATATGATTTCCCTGGTGGGGAAATTTTACTTTTCGATAAAGAATTGGAATGGACATCGTTTGATGTTGTTAACAAAGTGAGGTACATTTTATGTCGGAAACTGGGCATAAAAAAGCTGAAAGTTGGTCATGCGGGAACGCTTGATCCACTGGCAACAGGGCTGGTAATTTTGTGTACAGGCAAAGCTACCAAGCAAATAGAGCAGTTACAACTGGGCGAAAAGGAATACATTGCTACGCTAAAAACAGGAGCAACTACTCCGTCTTTCGATTTAGAAACCGAAGAAGATAGCCAATTCGATTTTTCGCATGTAACACGCGAAAGTTTTGAAAAGGTACTGCCGCAGTTTATTGGAGAAATAGAGCAGGTTCCACCGGTATTTTCAGCAGTAAAAGTAAAAGGAAAACGCGCATTCGATTATGCCCGAAATGGAGAAGAGGTAAAACTTAAAGCAAAAAAAATTGTTATAAGAAGCATCGAAATTGAATCGTTTGATCTTCCGGAGGTAAAACTAAAGATTGTTTGTGGAAAAGGCACTTACATCCGATCGTTGGCCCGCGACATTGGCGAGGCTTTAAAATGTGGAGCCTACTTAACCGGTTTACAAAGAACAAGAATTGGCGATTACAAAATAGAAGAAGCGTTTAAGGTGAATTATTTTCTGGAAAACTTAAATTTAGATGAAACCAATTGA
- a CDS encoding undecaprenyl-diphosphate phosphatase: MTELQALLLGIIQGLTEFLPVSSSGHLEIGHTLLGIKDENSLLFVLTVHVATVLSTILVFRKDILVLCKDLFAFQWNDSTKYISKLLFSSIPIVIVGFLFRDELESLFTGNLYFVGCMLLLTACLLTLTQFVKKSDGKITFGKALLIGIAQTLAVLPGISRSGATIATGLLLKGKKEDVARFSFLMVLIPILGAAFIDIVTGELKSTKVELMPLLIGFVSAFISGWLACSWMIKIVKRGKLIYFAIYCALIGLIAIFAA; encoded by the coding sequence ATGACAGAACTCCAGGCATTACTCCTCGGCATCATCCAGGGACTTACTGAGTTTCTTCCCGTCAGTTCAAGCGGACACCTGGAAATAGGTCACACACTATTGGGAATAAAAGATGAAAACAGTCTGCTTTTTGTTTTAACCGTTCATGTTGCAACAGTTTTGAGTACCATTCTTGTATTCAGAAAAGACATTTTGGTTTTATGTAAAGATCTTTTTGCATTTCAATGGAACGATTCCACCAAATATATCAGCAAACTTCTATTCTCGTCAATTCCCATAGTAATTGTTGGATTTCTGTTTCGCGATGAGCTGGAATCTCTTTTTACCGGCAATCTATATTTTGTTGGCTGCATGCTTCTTCTTACGGCTTGCCTACTTACACTCACTCAATTTGTTAAAAAAAGTGATGGAAAGATCACTTTTGGGAAAGCACTGCTAATTGGAATTGCCCAAACACTTGCCGTACTGCCCGGAATTTCGCGCAGTGGAGCAACAATCGCAACCGGACTACTCTTAAAAGGCAAAAAGGAAGATGTGGCCCGTTTTTCATTTCTAATGGTTTTAATACCTATTTTGGGAGCTGCTTTTATTGATATCGTAACAGGCGAACTAAAATCAACCAAAGTAGAATTAATGCCTTTGCTTATTGGGTTTGTAAGTGCTTTTATTTCAGGATGGCTGGCCTGCTCGTGGATGATTAAGATAGTAAAACGTGGCAAATTAATTTATTTTGCAATTTATTGCGCTCTTATTGGGCTAATTGCTATCTTTGCAGCCTGA
- the queA gene encoding tRNA preQ1(34) S-adenosylmethionine ribosyltransferase-isomerase QueA produces MKLSKFKYDLDQEKIALHPADNRDESKLMVLNRATKTIEHKLFKDLLDYFDDKDVMVFNDTKVFPARLHGNKEKTGAEIEVFLLRELNREQRLWDVLVDPARKIRIGNKLYFGDDDLLVAEVIDNTTSRGRTLRFLFDGPYDEFKQTLYSLGETPLPKFINRPVQPEDKDRYQTIFAKHEGAVAAPTAGLHFSRELLKRLEIRGVDFSYVTLHVGLGNFRSVDVEDLTKHKMDSEQIWINNEACEMVNSAKQEKRNVCAVGTTVMRTLESSVSTQGHLKPFEGWTNKFIFPPYEFSVANSMITNFHLPYSTLLMMVAAFGGYDFVMEAYEVATKHDYRFGTYGDAMLII; encoded by the coding sequence ATGAAGTTATCAAAATTCAAGTACGATTTAGATCAGGAAAAGATTGCTTTGCACCCGGCCGATAACCGTGACGAATCGAAACTTATGGTATTAAACAGAGCAACAAAAACAATTGAACACAAATTGTTTAAAGACCTGCTTGATTATTTTGATGATAAAGATGTGATGGTTTTTAACGATACCAAAGTGTTTCCAGCACGTTTGCATGGTAACAAAGAAAAAACCGGAGCAGAAATCGAAGTTTTTCTTCTTCGCGAATTAAACCGCGAGCAACGTTTGTGGGATGTTTTGGTTGACCCGGCAAGAAAAATACGTATTGGGAACAAGCTGTATTTTGGCGACGACGACCTGTTGGTTGCGGAAGTAATCGATAACACCACATCGCGCGGACGCACTTTACGTTTCTTGTTTGATGGTCCTTACGACGAATTCAAACAAACGCTTTACAGCCTGGGAGAAACTCCACTTCCTAAATTTATCAATCGCCCGGTTCAGCCCGAAGATAAAGACCGTTACCAAACTATTTTTGCAAAACACGAAGGCGCAGTTGCTGCACCTACAGCTGGTTTGCACTTTAGTCGCGAGTTGTTAAAGCGGCTGGAGATCAGAGGTGTTGATTTCTCGTATGTTACGTTGCATGTGGGATTAGGAAACTTCCGCAGTGTTGATGTTGAAGACCTGACAAAACACAAAATGGACTCGGAGCAGATTTGGATTAACAATGAAGCTTGCGAGATGGTAAACTCAGCAAAACAGGAGAAACGTAATGTTTGTGCCGTTGGAACAACCGTAATGCGAACTCTTGAAAGTTCGGTATCAACTCAAGGCCATTTGAAGCCGTTTGAAGGATGGACAAATAAATTCATTTTCCCTCCTTACGAGTTTAGCGTAGCAAACAGCATGATTACAAACTTCCACCTGCCTTATTCAACATTGTTGATGATGGTTGCCGCATTTGGCGGATACGATTTTGTGATGGAAGCATACGAAGTTGCAACTAAACACGATTACCGCTTTGGTACTTATGGCGATGCTATGCTAATTATTTGA
- a CDS encoding DUF3098 domain-containing protein has translation MAKKSKDVKESAGFALGKENYKLMAIGFAVIVVGFILMAGGGSDDPNVFSEDIFSFRRITLAPILLLLGFVFEIYAIMKKPKDD, from the coding sequence ATGGCTAAAAAAAGTAAAGACGTAAAAGAATCAGCAGGCTTTGCATTGGGCAAAGAAAACTATAAACTAATGGCAATCGGTTTTGCCGTAATCGTTGTTGGATTTATATTAATGGCCGGCGGCGGAAGTGACGATCCGAATGTTTTTAGCGAAGATATTTTTAGTTTTCGCCGAATTACGCTGGCTCCCATCCTGTTACTGCTAGGATTTGTGTTCGAGATTTATGCCATTATGAAAAAACCAAAAGACGATTAA
- a CDS encoding PQQ-binding-like beta-propeller repeat protein gives MKRYLIIILFILAVAVAGFLYFSKEKVVFQQESSLYKAVPLTTPLFIEAEGLKPIPADNPVVAELSGIPEFSRLLSQVSSIQNIIDTEPQIQKQLGKRKVVLALDFVGKNVLHPVIISNLKSAKEREGLELLIEKLTGISRTSFQKRNYNGYAIIDVADSNGNNKLSFSVAGKLVIISPEVILVEKCIRQLNARGITDNQYFNLVNRTVGNQSEVAWYINHRRFPELWANFLNSKTQKQDNEFGETDRINLKRDVLKIKDYASWSELDLSFYDNRLTLNGITAADDSLNHFLSVFQGQQAVSCNADRMLPKSTSFYVGFSFSDKELFFTNLENYFVHSEAYYDREEKIKKMEQDFRTDSREKLRNLVKDKVVAAITSVPTEAEMGSLFIISGQSRKESRELFEGMLTNYAKRKDIEFESLASSFTSSEEQNYRIYEFPYPRLPGIWLGGAFDFARARFAAFRDELLIFASSKKGLEKYLNDMDSGTSLRTAADYETVRKSAESKANLNVYANINNLYALRHDLFNSEINKGLEKNEAIFRKFNAISWQVVCENNIYFNAVNLGYEPKPKKDVRAKWECRLGAEVAIKPQLVINHNNKAEKEIIVQDVNNQLHLISAGGKIIWSAPVSGKILGEIHQVDYYNNGKLQYLFNTSEKIYLIDRNGTSVANFPIILKSPATNGVNVFDYNNNNSYRYFVACKDKKVYAYNHEGKIISGWEFGKTSGTVTNPVHHFRVSNKDYIVFSDETKVYIQNRRGQTRVNSSAKFSPSANDVTLNAQGLTKIVTTSKNGDVFYLFFDGKFAQKKTEKFSPDHQFKVDDINGDGKPEFVFVDEDRLVVFDEGGDKLFEEEFDNDLHGINLYAFTATKKMIGVTDPDENEIFLFDSTGKQYDGFPLSGNSEFSIGKLTNGGSLSLVVGDEDGSLFCYELE, from the coding sequence ATGAAGCGGTACCTCATAATCATACTTTTTATTTTGGCAGTTGCTGTAGCCGGGTTTCTGTATTTTTCAAAAGAAAAAGTTGTATTTCAACAAGAATCGTCGTTGTATAAAGCAGTTCCGTTAACAACGCCACTCTTTATTGAAGCTGAAGGATTAAAACCCATTCCTGCCGATAACCCTGTGGTAGCAGAATTATCAGGAATTCCTGAATTTAGCAGATTGTTAAGCCAGGTGTCGAGTATCCAAAATATTATCGATACTGAACCTCAGATTCAGAAGCAGCTTGGAAAACGTAAGGTTGTGCTGGCACTCGATTTTGTTGGAAAAAATGTGTTACATCCGGTAATTATTAGCAACTTAAAAAGTGCAAAAGAGCGAGAGGGGCTCGAGTTATTAATCGAGAAGCTGACCGGTATCTCAAGAACTTCATTTCAAAAACGAAATTATAATGGATATGCAATAATTGATGTTGCCGATTCAAATGGAAACAACAAGCTCAGTTTCAGTGTTGCCGGCAAACTGGTAATTATCAGTCCCGAAGTAATTCTGGTGGAGAAATGTATCAGGCAATTAAATGCACGCGGTATTACCGATAACCAGTATTTTAACCTGGTGAACAGAACTGTTGGCAACCAGTCGGAAGTAGCGTGGTATATTAATCACAGACGCTTCCCTGAACTGTGGGCCAATTTCCTGAATTCGAAAACCCAAAAGCAGGATAATGAATTTGGCGAGACCGACAGGATTAACCTGAAACGAGATGTGCTTAAAATAAAGGATTACGCCAGCTGGAGTGAACTCGATTTAAGTTTTTATGACAACCGCTTAACATTGAATGGAATTACTGCTGCCGATGATTCTTTAAATCATTTCCTTTCCGTTTTTCAGGGGCAGCAAGCAGTAAGTTGTAACGCCGACCGTATGTTGCCAAAGTCAACCTCTTTTTATGTTGGATTTTCGTTCTCCGATAAGGAGCTGTTTTTTACGAATCTGGAAAACTATTTTGTGCATTCCGAAGCCTACTACGACCGGGAAGAGAAAATAAAAAAAATGGAGCAGGATTTCCGTACTGATAGTCGCGAGAAATTGAGAAACCTGGTGAAAGATAAAGTGGTGGCAGCAATAACCTCTGTTCCTACAGAAGCAGAGATGGGATCGCTTTTTATTATAAGCGGGCAGTCGCGGAAAGAAAGCCGGGAACTTTTTGAAGGGATGTTGACCAATTATGCCAAACGGAAAGATATTGAATTTGAAAGTTTGGCGAGCTCGTTTACATCATCAGAAGAACAAAACTATCGAATTTATGAATTCCCCTATCCAAGGCTACCTGGTATTTGGTTAGGAGGAGCTTTCGATTTTGCACGTGCCAGATTTGCTGCCTTTCGAGATGAGTTGTTGATTTTTGCCAGTTCGAAAAAAGGTTTGGAGAAGTATCTCAACGATATGGATTCAGGAACGTCCTTAAGAACGGCTGCCGATTACGAAACAGTAAGAAAGTCGGCCGAGAGCAAGGCAAACCTGAATGTTTACGCCAATATAAATAATCTTTATGCACTGCGCCACGATTTGTTTAATTCAGAAATAAACAAAGGGTTGGAGAAGAATGAAGCGATTTTCAGGAAGTTTAATGCGATAAGCTGGCAGGTGGTATGCGAAAACAATATTTATTTTAACGCTGTAAATTTGGGTTACGAACCGAAACCGAAAAAAGATGTGCGTGCAAAATGGGAGTGTCGGCTGGGTGCCGAAGTGGCGATAAAACCGCAGCTGGTCATTAATCACAATAATAAAGCTGAGAAGGAAATAATTGTTCAGGATGTGAATAATCAGCTTCATTTGATTAGTGCCGGTGGAAAAATTATTTGGAGCGCTCCCGTTAGCGGAAAGATTCTGGGAGAAATTCACCAGGTAGATTACTACAACAATGGCAAATTACAGTACCTGTTTAATACCAGCGAGAAAATCTATCTTATCGACCGAAACGGCACCAGCGTTGCAAACTTCCCCATTATTCTAAAATCGCCGGCTACCAACGGTGTTAATGTTTTCGATTACAACAATAATAACAGTTATCGTTATTTTGTGGCTTGTAAGGATAAAAAAGTTTACGCCTACAATCACGAAGGTAAAATTATAAGTGGCTGGGAATTTGGGAAGACCAGTGGAACGGTAACCAACCCGGTGCATCATTTTAGAGTGAGTAATAAAGATTATATTGTTTTTAGCGATGAAACAAAGGTTTATATCCAAAACCGAAGAGGACAGACACGTGTCAACTCATCGGCAAAATTTTCGCCATCAGCTAACGATGTAACTTTAAATGCGCAAGGCCTCACTAAAATAGTAACCACCAGCAAAAATGGAGATGTTTTCTATCTGTTCTTTGATGGGAAATTTGCACAAAAGAAAACCGAAAAGTTTTCACCAGACCATCAGTTTAAGGTGGACGATATTAACGGCGATGGAAAACCAGAATTTGTATTTGTTGATGAAGACAGATTGGTTGTTTTTGATGAGGGCGGAGATAAACTGTTTGAGGAAGAGTTCGACAATGATCTGCACGGGATAAATCTGTATGCTTTTACAGCCACTAAAAAAATGATTGGTGTAACCGATCCCGATGAAAACGAAATTTTCTTATTTGATTCTACCGGAAAACAATATGATGGGTTTCCGTTGAGTGGCAACAGTGAATTCTCGATTGGTAAACTTACAAATGGTGGTTCGTTGAGTCTGGTTGTTGGAGATGAAGACGGTAGCTTATTCTGTTATGAACTGGAATAA
- the infB gene encoding translation initiation factor IF-2 gives MVAGKTTRLSKLARQFNVGIHTIVEFLHKKGYEIDSNPNTKVAEDAVQLLEKEYKIDITIKKESEKMNLKSHRPKKEVISMDPEAADREKEEPKSEEPAAEKKVEKKVEEKPAEEVVEKPEVKVTVLDKIDLDKFNKPKKKAEKPVEEKTVEEKPAKEKEEKESVTEKPAKEVPAKEEEKEAPASETKKEAAPKAEKEKAEKTTESTPKEEEKEVVEKKAPKSEDKIKVVGRIDLSNMNQKTRPAKKTKEEREKERKERKKQRTVERQGQNKVKGEGPSVIKAKANKLNGPTVLGKIDLPDKKQEGGDQSNRKKRRKRITKDTGKVSVDRQQKPGERQRGKFQPTKQGAGKKRRPLKKEVNEEDVQKQIKDTLARLTTKGKSNKRGAKHRRDKRAAASEKVQADMEQQMLDQNILKVTEFVTVAELATMMNVTVTEIISSCMSLGMFVSINQRLDAETLAVVAEEFGYKVEFVSVEIAEAIEEEVDNPEDLKARPPIVTVMGHVDHGKTSLLDHIRSTNVIAGEAGGITQHIGAYHVSLEDGRDISFLDTPGHEAFTAMRARGAQVTDIAIIIVAADDNVMPQTIEAINHASAAGVPIVFAINKIDKPGANPEKIKEELANMNYLVEEWGGKYQSHDISAKNGIGIEELLEKVLLEAEMLELKANANKKAQGTIIESELDRGRGYVSTLLVESGTLKVGDIIIAGQYYGHVKAMFNERNQNIEKVGPAQPAIILGLNGAPQAGDKFNVMESEREARSITNKREQLAREQGLRTQKHITLDEIGRRIAIGNFQELNLIVKGDVDGSIEALSDSLIKLSTEEIQINIIHKAVGQISESDISLAIASEAIVVGFQVRPSLNARKMAEREQIDIRLYSIIYDAINEIKAAMEGMLSPEIKEEITGTVEVLEVFKITKVGTVAGCLVRDGKVSRNSKVRVIRDGIVIYDGLLGSLKRFKEDVKEVKNGYECGLNIEKFNDIKVGDHVEAYHEIEVAKTL, from the coding sequence ATGGTAGCAGGCAAAACAACAAGACTTAGTAAACTTGCAAGACAGTTCAACGTAGGTATTCATACCATTGTTGAGTTTTTGCATAAAAAAGGGTATGAAATTGATTCGAACCCTAATACTAAAGTTGCAGAAGACGCCGTGCAACTTCTTGAAAAGGAATATAAAATAGATATTACCATCAAGAAAGAGTCGGAAAAAATGAACCTAAAGAGTCATCGTCCAAAGAAAGAAGTTATTTCGATGGATCCGGAGGCTGCTGATCGGGAGAAAGAAGAACCAAAGAGTGAAGAGCCTGCTGCTGAAAAAAAGGTTGAAAAAAAGGTTGAAGAAAAACCGGCAGAAGAAGTTGTTGAAAAACCTGAGGTAAAAGTTACAGTTCTTGATAAGATTGATCTGGACAAGTTTAACAAGCCAAAAAAGAAGGCTGAAAAACCTGTTGAAGAGAAAACTGTTGAAGAAAAACCTGCCAAAGAAAAAGAAGAAAAGGAATCTGTAACAGAGAAACCTGCAAAAGAGGTTCCTGCAAAAGAAGAAGAAAAAGAGGCACCTGCATCCGAAACAAAAAAAGAAGCTGCTCCTAAAGCTGAAAAGGAGAAAGCTGAAAAAACAACGGAAAGTACTCCGAAGGAAGAAGAGAAAGAGGTTGTTGAGAAAAAGGCGCCCAAATCTGAAGATAAGATAAAGGTGGTTGGCAGGATTGATCTGAGCAATATGAATCAGAAAACACGCCCGGCCAAAAAAACAAAAGAAGAGCGCGAAAAAGAACGTAAAGAGCGCAAAAAGCAGAGAACTGTCGAGCGCCAGGGACAAAATAAAGTTAAAGGAGAAGGTCCTAGCGTTATAAAAGCTAAAGCTAACAAGCTTAATGGTCCAACTGTTCTTGGTAAAATTGATCTTCCCGATAAAAAACAAGAAGGAGGCGACCAAAGCAACAGGAAAAAACGCAGAAAACGTATTACTAAAGATACTGGAAAAGTAAGTGTCGACAGACAACAAAAACCAGGAGAACGTCAGCGAGGGAAATTCCAGCCAACTAAACAAGGGGCAGGAAAGAAAAGACGACCACTTAAAAAAGAGGTTAACGAGGAAGACGTACAAAAACAAATTAAAGATACACTTGCCCGTTTAACAACAAAGGGTAAATCCAATAAAAGAGGTGCAAAACACCGTAGAGACAAACGAGCCGCTGCCAGTGAAAAAGTACAGGCAGATATGGAACAGCAAATGCTGGATCAAAATATCCTGAAAGTAACAGAGTTTGTTACCGTTGCTGAATTGGCTACCATGATGAATGTTACTGTAACTGAGATTATTTCATCATGTATGTCGTTAGGTATGTTTGTGTCTATCAACCAACGTCTTGATGCTGAAACACTAGCTGTTGTGGCCGAAGAATTTGGCTACAAAGTAGAGTTTGTGAGTGTTGAAATTGCAGAAGCAATTGAGGAAGAAGTAGATAATCCGGAAGATTTGAAAGCTCGTCCGCCAATTGTAACCGTTATGGGGCACGTCGACCACGGTAAAACCTCACTGCTCGACCATATTCGAAGTACAAACGTAATAGCCGGTGAGGCCGGTGGTATTACGCAGCACATTGGAGCATACCACGTAAGCCTGGAAGACGGAAGAGATATTTCTTTCCTTGATACTCCGGGCCACGAAGCGTTTACCGCAATGCGTGCCCGTGGTGCACAGGTAACCGATATTGCAATTATTATTGTAGCAGCCGACGATAATGTGATGCCTCAAACCATTGAGGCAATCAACCACGCATCTGCTGCGGGTGTACCTATTGTTTTTGCAATTAACAAGATTGATAAACCGGGAGCAAATCCTGAAAAGATAAAAGAAGAACTGGCCAATATGAATTACCTGGTGGAAGAGTGGGGTGGTAAATACCAATCGCACGATATTTCGGCCAAAAATGGAATAGGAATTGAGGAACTTCTTGAAAAAGTATTGCTTGAGGCAGAAATGCTTGAATTGAAGGCGAATGCGAATAAAAAGGCTCAGGGTACAATTATTGAATCGGAGCTTGACCGCGGTAGAGGTTACGTATCAACCTTGCTGGTTGAAAGCGGGACATTAAAAGTTGGCGATATAATTATTGCGGGTCAGTATTACGGTCACGTAAAGGCAATGTTCAACGAGCGTAATCAAAATATTGAAAAAGTTGGACCTGCACAGCCTGCTATTATTCTTGGATTGAACGGTGCACCACAAGCGGGTGATAAGTTTAATGTGATGGAGAGCGAGCGTGAAGCACGAAGCATTACCAATAAGCGCGAGCAATTGGCCCGCGAACAGGGACTGCGTACTCAGAAACATATTACACTTGATGAGATTGGTCGCCGTATTGCAATTGGTAATTTCCAGGAGCTGAACCTGATTGTTAAAGGTGACGTGGACGGATCTATCGAAGCACTGTCTGATTCATTGATCAAGTTGTCGACCGAAGAAATTCAGATTAATATCATTCATAAAGCAGTGGGGCAGATTTCTGAATCTGATATTTCGCTGGCTATTGCATCAGAAGCGATTGTAGTTGGGTTCCAGGTGAGGCCATCGTTAAATGCGCGTAAAATGGCAGAAAGAGAACAAATCGATATTCGATTGTACTCAATTATTTACGATGCGATTAACGAGATTAAGGCCGCAATGGAAGGAATGCTTTCTCCTGAAATTAAGGAAGAAATTACCGGAACTGTTGAGGTGCTTGAAGTATTTAAAATCACGAAAGTGGGAACCGTTGCAGGTTGCCTCGTTCGTGATGGAAAAGTATCACGTAACTCGAAAGTTCGTGTAATCCGCGATGGTATCGTAATCTACGATGGATTGTTAGGTTCCCTTAAACGTTTTAAAGAAGACGTGAAAGAAGTGAAGAACGGTTACGAGTGCGGATTGAACATCGAAAAATTTAACGACATTAAGGTTGGCGACCACGTGGAAGCCTACCATGAAATTGAAGTTGCAAAGACATTATAA
- the nusA gene encoding transcription termination factor NusA, with translation MENINLIDTFAEFKELKNIDRVTMMSVLEEVFRSVLIRQYGTDENFDVIINIDKGDFEIWRNREVVADGEIEDPNVQITLSDALKIDDDYEVGEEVTDEVKLADFGRRAILNLRQNLASKILELEKDHIYGKYKDKIGDIVTGEVYQVWKKEILILDDEGNELILPKSEQIPSDYFRKGDNVRAIVYKVELRNNNPLIILSRTAPTFLERLFELEIPEIYDGLITIKKIVRVPGERAKVAVESYDERIDPVGACVGMKGSRIHGIVRELRNENIDVINYSSNLQLFIKRSLNPAKINSIKIIEDDKRAEVYLKPEEVSLAIGKGGLNIRLASQLTGYEIDVYREMEEDDEDVNLEEFADEIESWVIDALKGIGCDTAKNVLNIPRAELIKRTDLEDETIDDVLKVLNSEFE, from the coding sequence ATGGAAAATATTAACCTGATAGATACTTTTGCTGAATTTAAAGAGCTAAAAAACATTGACAGGGTTACAATGATGAGCGTGCTGGAAGAAGTTTTCCGCAGTGTGCTTATCCGTCAGTATGGAACCGACGAGAACTTTGATGTGATTATCAATATTGATAAAGGCGACTTTGAGATTTGGAGAAACCGCGAAGTTGTTGCAGACGGTGAGATTGAAGATCCGAATGTGCAAATAACGTTAAGCGATGCACTGAAAATTGACGACGATTACGAAGTAGGCGAAGAAGTTACCGACGAGGTTAAGTTAGCCGATTTTGGTCGCCGTGCCATTTTGAATCTGCGTCAGAACCTGGCCAGTAAAATTCTGGAACTGGAGAAAGACCATATCTACGGAAAATATAAAGATAAGATTGGCGACATTGTAACTGGTGAAGTTTATCAGGTTTGGAAAAAAGAGATTTTGATTCTTGATGATGAAGGAAACGAACTCATTCTTCCAAAATCAGAACAAATTCCGTCAGATTATTTCCGAAAAGGAGATAACGTTCGTGCAATTGTATACAAAGTAGAATTACGAAATAACAACCCGCTGATTATTTTGTCGCGCACAGCTCCGACTTTCCTCGAGCGTTTGTTCGAGTTGGAAATTCCGGAAATTTACGATGGTTTAATTACCATCAAGAAAATTGTTCGTGTTCCGGGTGAACGTGCTAAAGTTGCGGTTGAATCGTACGATGAGCGTATCGACCCTGTTGGAGCATGTGTGGGAATGAAAGGATCGAGAATCCACGGTATCGTTCGCGAGTTGCGTAACGAAAATATTGATGTAATAAATTATTCGTCAAATCTTCAGTTATTTATAAAGCGATCACTGAATCCGGCGAAAATTAATTCCATTAAAATTATTGAAGACGATAAGAGAGCCGAAGTTTATCTGAAACCCGAAGAAGTGTCGTTGGCAATTGGTAAAGGCGGTTTAAACATTCGTTTGGCCAGCCAGTTAACCGGATATGAGATCGATGTTTACCGTGAGATGGAAGAAGATGATGAGGATGTAAACCTTGAAGAGTTTGCAGATGAAATTGAAAGCTGGGTAATTGATGCGTTAAAGGGAATCGGATGCGATACCGCAAAAAACGTATTGAACATTCCGCGTGCTGAATTGATTAAAAGAACCGACCTCGAAGACGAAACTATCGACGACGTTCTGAAAGTTCTTAATTCAGAATTTGAATAA